Proteins found in one Sporosarcina jeotgali genomic segment:
- a CDS encoding ABC transporter ATP-binding protein: MEPILKVKDLHVSFTMGDENLDAVRGVSFDVKKGETLGIVGESGSGKSVTARSIMRLLPSPLSYMKEGTIEFQGENLTIKTEKEMEGIRGKGIGMIFQDPMTSLNPTKTIGKQISESILKHMNVSKKEAKKETLELLKMVGIKDSEVRYDQYPHEFSGGMRQRVMIAIALACKPSLLIADEPTTALDVTIQAQILDLMKNLQQRFGTSIILITHDLGVVAEMCDRVAVMKKGKIVETGSVFEVFESPKHPYTKKLLNALPRLDEKKKEKRVSQLPEGIDQSIPLVQVTSLKQYFDSGKKGLTKAVDDISFHIRPGETLGLVGESGSGKSTTGRAILRLDELTDGEVLYQGMAINRFTSKEMKRMRRHMQMIFQDPYSSLNPRFKVLDIIGQALDIHQISKNKTERKKRVEELLMMVGLEPEHAMRYPHEFSGGQRQRIGIARALAVEPDFIVCDEPLSALDVSIQTQIVKLLEDLQHELGLTYLFIAHDLSMVKHISDRVAVMYAGKIVELADSEELYNNPLHPYTKSLLAAIPIPDPRAGTNKHRQLHKEGETDKKFDVTNAKLVEVTEGHWVAKVIE, encoded by the coding sequence GTGGAACCTATTTTAAAAGTAAAAGATCTACACGTTTCCTTTACGATGGGGGATGAAAATCTCGATGCGGTACGCGGTGTGAGTTTTGATGTTAAAAAAGGAGAAACCCTTGGTATTGTAGGGGAATCTGGTAGTGGGAAGAGTGTAACTGCCCGTTCCATTATGCGGTTATTGCCTTCACCTCTTTCGTATATGAAAGAAGGAACTATAGAATTCCAAGGAGAAAATTTAACTATAAAAACAGAGAAAGAGATGGAGGGGATTAGAGGGAAAGGAATTGGTATGATCTTTCAGGATCCAATGACTTCTTTAAACCCCACTAAAACGATAGGGAAACAAATTAGTGAAAGTATATTAAAACATATGAACGTATCAAAGAAAGAAGCGAAGAAGGAAACTCTTGAACTTTTAAAGATGGTTGGCATCAAGGATAGTGAAGTTCGGTATGATCAGTATCCCCATGAGTTTTCTGGCGGTATGCGTCAGCGTGTCATGATTGCAATTGCGCTTGCTTGTAAGCCCTCGTTACTAATTGCAGATGAACCTACAACAGCCCTAGACGTAACCATTCAAGCTCAGATTCTAGATCTGATGAAGAACCTTCAACAACGGTTTGGTACTTCTATAATATTGATCACCCACGACTTAGGCGTAGTAGCGGAAATGTGTGATCGTGTCGCAGTTATGAAGAAAGGTAAGATTGTGGAGACAGGATCAGTATTTGAGGTATTTGAAAGTCCCAAACATCCGTATACTAAAAAATTATTAAACGCACTGCCGCGCCTGGATGAAAAGAAAAAAGAAAAGCGTGTATCTCAACTTCCAGAAGGAATTGATCAGTCGATTCCCCTTGTTCAAGTGACGTCTCTAAAACAGTACTTTGATAGTGGGAAAAAGGGATTAACGAAGGCAGTTGACGATATTAGTTTTCACATTCGACCGGGTGAAACATTGGGCCTTGTAGGCGAATCAGGATCCGGAAAGTCCACAACAGGCCGTGCAATTTTACGATTGGACGAACTGACGGATGGGGAAGTGTTGTACCAAGGAATGGCCATCAACCGTTTTACTTCAAAAGAGATGAAACGCATGAGAAGACATATGCAAATGATTTTCCAAGATCCATATTCCTCTCTGAATCCCCGTTTTAAGGTACTCGATATTATCGGGCAAGCATTAGATATTCACCAGATAAGCAAGAACAAAACTGAACGTAAGAAAAGAGTTGAAGAGTTGCTGATGATGGTCGGTTTGGAGCCCGAGCATGCGATGCGTTATCCTCATGAATTCTCTGGCGGCCAGCGCCAAAGAATTGGAATTGCACGTGCGTTGGCTGTGGAGCCGGATTTCATCGTCTGTGATGAACCATTGTCAGCACTTGATGTTTCCATCCAAACACAAATTGTAAAACTTCTAGAAGACCTGCAACACGAACTGGGCCTTACATACTTATTCATAGCCCATGACTTATCGATGGTAAAGCACATCAGTGATCGTGTAGCGGTTATGTACGCAGGGAAGATTGTTGAGCTGGCAGATAGCGAAGAGTTGTATAATAACCCGCTGCATCCCTATACAAAATCTTTGCTGGCCGCTATTCCTATCCCGGACCCTAGAGCAGGCACAAATAAGCATCGTCAGCTTCATAAAGAGGGAGAAACAGATAAAAAGTTTGATGTAACAAATGCAAAGTTGGTAGAGGTAACGGAGGGGCATTGGGTGGCAAAAGTAATCGAATGA
- a CDS encoding ABC transporter permease, with product MVLNIASLLQKSYKENQPKTMVQVLLFLAGLPVHLVVYFIYLMKKKDQTLIAQLDGIRSELSKKHCTDQWHSEYADQLVRKRNFLQEDVSDKEIHKLSEKLAGNRLEEEILRCTEEYLTQNRVRKETYSVYFHSLLKRPEFLLYTLLPGALMYALLLLFSNPFLTYIAERLVQSVLVIVGVAVLVFTILYISPFDPASNILGESATKEQIAAFNQLHGLDLSYWQQLWNAVKGIATFDLGTSFAGNEDVATSIANKFPVTLTIALFSVIMAVVIAIPVGILSATRPNSFLDYSFMFIALIGLSIPNFWQGLIFILNFSIKFNWLPATYSPSNHLSMIMPVVVLGTALTASIARMMRSSLLEIIHEDYIITARAKGLTKIQMLWKHAVGNAMIPVITVIGLLFGGMLGGAAVTEKVFNIRGIGSYIVDKQFIPDIPAIMGGVVYIAITISIVNLLIDILYAFLDPRIRSKINQS from the coding sequence TTGGTACTGAATATCGCTTCGCTTCTTCAAAAGTCGTACAAAGAGAATCAACCGAAAACAATGGTTCAAGTTTTACTGTTTCTAGCAGGGTTACCTGTTCACCTAGTTGTTTATTTTATTTACTTGATGAAGAAAAAAGACCAAACTCTCATTGCTCAGTTGGACGGCATACGCAGCGAGCTATCAAAAAAACACTGCACGGATCAATGGCATTCTGAGTATGCAGACCAGCTAGTTCGTAAGCGGAACTTCCTTCAGGAGGATGTTAGCGACAAAGAAATACATAAATTGTCTGAAAAGCTAGCGGGAAATAGGCTGGAAGAAGAGATTTTACGTTGCACAGAAGAATACTTAACACAAAATCGAGTGCGAAAAGAAACTTATTCAGTCTACTTTCATTCTCTGCTAAAACGTCCGGAATTTTTACTCTATACGTTGCTCCCTGGTGCTCTGATGTACGCACTGTTACTGCTGTTTAGCAATCCATTTCTAACCTATATTGCAGAAAGACTCGTACAAAGTGTACTTGTCATTGTTGGGGTCGCAGTGCTGGTATTTACGATTCTTTATATCTCTCCATTTGATCCGGCTTCTAATATTCTTGGCGAATCCGCCACAAAAGAACAAATTGCAGCATTCAACCAATTACACGGTCTCGACCTATCCTATTGGCAGCAGCTATGGAATGCGGTGAAAGGAATCGCTACATTCGATCTCGGCACTTCATTTGCGGGGAATGAAGATGTAGCAACAAGTATCGCCAACAAATTCCCGGTTACGTTAACGATTGCGCTGTTCTCGGTCATTATGGCAGTTGTCATAGCGATTCCAGTAGGCATTCTTTCCGCAACTCGACCCAATTCGTTCTTGGATTACTCGTTCATGTTTATTGCGCTAATCGGCTTATCGATTCCGAACTTTTGGCAAGGTCTAATCTTCATTCTTAATTTCTCGATCAAATTCAATTGGCTGCCTGCGACATATAGTCCTAGTAATCACTTATCCATGATTATGCCTGTTGTGGTTCTTGGAACTGCGCTAACTGCTTCTATAGCAAGAATGATGCGCTCGTCCTTACTTGAAATTATTCACGAAGACTACATCATTACAGCACGGGCGAAAGGTCTAACCAAAATTCAGATGTTATGGAAACACGCTGTAGGCAATGCGATGATTCCCGTCATTACCGTTATTGGCCTCTTGTTCGGAGGAATGCTTGGGGGAGCTGCTGTGACAGAAAAAGTCTTCAATATAAGAGGGATTGGCAGTTACATCGTTGACAAGCAATTCATCCCTGACATCCCAGCCATCATGGGCGGTGTTGTTTATATCGCAATCACAATCTCGATAGTCAATCTACTTATTGATATTTTGTATGCGTTCCTAGATCCACGAATTCGCTCTAAGATAAACCAATCGTAA
- a CDS encoding ABC transporter permease, whose translation MKKSFNNRHALIISKDYPQANFTWVLSLAIAVIFLWNSFSTKTDGLNPVVFTLFCAYTLTSIFQLFIARKMKKDLLDTGEISKMTRRLGYVQLVSLLTGNIFTAAFAFNLINKRKTPEYTFAVYMLLTQIAVLAISSVNLFKPYVSDTFLIAMGILLLFALFYLVVLILSVLYVNEYSAPRWMSILSIVLMVTAATGNLFALLLGWSLFMKSRRFDSSRLMKWNVMWEKITRNSTAVLGMFFILLMLVISITSRFTFDYALAVENNYGAILQAPSLAYPFGTDNFGRDVFSRIVFGARISLLVGLASTLLPGLIGGFLGAIAGYYSTRIDNWIMRLLDILYSIPGILLAIAIIAAFGANTVNLIIALSVGSIPTYARTMRANVLMVSNYDFVDSAKALGASDFSILFRQIVPNSLAPMIVKSTLTIGGAVIATSSLSYLGLGVEPHIPEWGNILKVGSTYLETNSYLAIFPGLAIILLVLSFNFLGDGLRDALDPKLD comes from the coding sequence ATGAAAAAATCTTTTAACAATCGCCATGCATTGATAATATCAAAAGATTATCCCCAAGCTAATTTCACATGGGTTCTATCGTTAGCTATCGCTGTAATCTTCTTGTGGAACAGTTTTTCAACTAAAACTGATGGGTTAAACCCCGTTGTATTCACCTTGTTCTGCGCCTACACGTTGACTTCCATCTTCCAGCTATTCATCGCCAGGAAGATGAAGAAGGATCTGCTTGATACTGGTGAAATCAGCAAAATGACGAGACGTTTAGGTTATGTACAATTAGTCAGTTTACTAACTGGAAATATTTTTACGGCTGCGTTTGCTTTCAACTTAATTAACAAAAGAAAGACCCCTGAGTACACGTTTGCAGTGTATATGTTATTAACACAAATCGCTGTCCTCGCCATAAGCTCTGTGAATCTATTTAAGCCTTATGTCAGCGATACGTTCCTAATCGCTATGGGGATTCTTTTACTCTTTGCTTTGTTTTACCTAGTGGTCCTGATCCTGTCGGTCCTTTATGTAAACGAGTATTCTGCTCCACGCTGGATGTCTATACTTTCTATCGTTTTAATGGTAACTGCTGCTACAGGTAACTTATTTGCCTTACTTCTAGGTTGGAGCTTGTTCATGAAGTCTAGACGCTTCGATTCTTCCCGTCTGATGAAGTGGAATGTGATGTGGGAGAAAATCACCCGAAACTCCACTGCCGTACTAGGTATGTTTTTCATCCTTCTCATGCTTGTCATTTCCATCACGAGCCGATTCACATTCGACTATGCACTTGCTGTAGAAAATAATTACGGAGCTATCTTACAAGCTCCAAGCCTTGCATATCCATTTGGAACGGATAACTTTGGACGTGATGTGTTTTCGAGAATTGTGTTTGGAGCGAGGATTTCATTACTCGTAGGTTTGGCATCGACACTATTACCCGGACTAATTGGAGGGTTCTTAGGAGCCATTGCTGGATATTACAGTACTCGCATCGACAACTGGATTATGCGTCTTCTTGATATTTTATACTCGATTCCTGGAATTTTACTTGCAATCGCTATTATCGCTGCTTTTGGAGCAAATACGGTTAATTTGATAATTGCGCTAAGCGTTGGATCCATTCCTACTTATGCCCGCACCATGCGTGCGAATGTACTTATGGTTTCCAACTACGATTTTGTCGATTCTGCTAAGGCACTAGGTGCATCAGACTTTTCAATTCTATTTAGACAAATCGTTCCGAACTCACTTGCTCCTATGATTGTAAAATCCACGTTGACAATTGGCGGGGCAGTAATTGCAACGAGCAGTTTGAGTTACCTTGGCCTTGGTGTCGAGCCTCATATTCCAGAATGGGGAAATATCTTAAAAGTCGGAAGTACCTATCTGGAGACTAATTCGTATCTGGCAATTTTCCCGGGACTTGCAATTATATTGCTCGTTCTCTCATTCAATTTCCTTGGCGACGGACTTCGGGATGCACTGGATCCAAAACTAGACTGA
- a CDS encoding ABC transporter substrate-binding protein, with protein MKKKLLTLTLLLILVLAGCVKTKSEVESDGKDTDAKGDGNGKVKIEVLGMGSGEEDLNIVRDQLIKNGFDVKLNIQPDYGTFSAQKDAGNFDLALSSWTTVTGNPDYAVRALFKTDGANSLVEDAKVDELIDKASRETAEEYTKTYKALEQQLVTDKAYIAPLYNSFKAQGVNKDVLNPDTVRLAKSRAIAWETIDFNDAAKRAATPLVTQQAIGDLTSLDPIKGNDGSINTLNTNMYVRLVNLTDEDEVVSDGSLSYNYAMADGNSDYYFLLRDDINFASVSNDKAIDTGERVGAEDVVFSLDRAKDKDSVPDHRTYSLHEQIKSTEIVTDLAELQKTKQSGSEETILEALENGLETKLSRVVDSKTNADNSKGNYQVVKVTTTEPFPQVLNYLAHQSAGIVSEKQVKNINTYDVASFNVDKDIPYGDQRTVTDGASYDNQLYASGPYILVKKNDYQADFVKNPGYRTGSNFDPKISNVTVRFIDDADSALSALRNGEIHLFNGVPETKYDLVEKADNLLLQMSDSNAVTYLQFNTAGREVSESENLRKAVLFSINQDEFLNYYQGNKKKAYSTVSPLVDTGNELTADSSKVKEFLKAYHEE; from the coding sequence ATGAAAAAGAAATTATTAACACTTACTCTTCTGCTCATCCTTGTGCTTGCAGGATGTGTCAAAACTAAATCAGAGGTTGAGAGTGATGGAAAAGACACTGATGCCAAAGGAGACGGAAATGGGAAAGTAAAAATCGAGGTCCTGGGAATGGGATCAGGTGAAGAGGACTTAAATATTGTGCGAGACCAGCTTATCAAAAATGGTTTTGACGTCAAACTGAACATTCAACCTGATTATGGAACCTTTTCAGCACAGAAAGATGCTGGCAACTTCGATCTTGCACTCTCTAGCTGGACGACAGTTACTGGTAACCCCGACTATGCGGTACGCGCGTTATTCAAAACAGACGGTGCAAATAGTCTTGTTGAAGATGCTAAAGTGGATGAATTGATTGACAAAGCAAGCAGAGAAACAGCTGAGGAATACACTAAAACGTACAAAGCACTAGAACAGCAGCTCGTTACAGACAAGGCCTACATTGCACCTCTTTATAACTCATTTAAAGCACAGGGAGTAAACAAAGACGTGTTAAATCCAGACACTGTTAGACTTGCAAAATCTCGCGCGATTGCATGGGAAACTATTGACTTCAATGATGCTGCAAAACGCGCTGCTACGCCTCTTGTGACGCAACAAGCAATTGGTGATTTGACTTCTTTGGATCCCATTAAGGGGAATGATGGTTCGATTAATACACTAAACACAAATATGTATGTCCGCCTCGTCAACTTGACGGACGAAGATGAAGTCGTATCAGACGGCTCACTTTCTTATAACTATGCCATGGCTGATGGGAATTCAGACTACTACTTCCTTCTCCGTGATGACATTAACTTTGCATCTGTATCGAATGACAAAGCAATTGATACTGGCGAACGTGTGGGAGCAGAGGATGTTGTGTTCTCTCTGGATCGAGCAAAAGATAAAGACTCTGTACCAGATCACCGAACGTATAGTTTACACGAGCAAATTAAAAGTACTGAAATCGTGACTGATCTAGCAGAGTTACAAAAAACAAAGCAATCCGGCAGCGAGGAAACAATTCTTGAAGCATTGGAAAATGGACTCGAGACAAAACTATCTAGAGTCGTTGACAGTAAAACAAATGCTGACAACAGTAAAGGTAACTATCAAGTAGTTAAAGTAACAACAACTGAACCATTTCCTCAAGTTTTGAACTACTTGGCTCACCAATCAGCTGGAATTGTCTCAGAGAAACAAGTGAAAAACATAAACACATATGACGTTGCATCGTTTAACGTGGATAAAGATATTCCATATGGAGACCAGCGTACTGTAACTGACGGTGCTAGTTACGACAATCAGCTTTATGCAAGCGGACCTTATATTCTCGTGAAGAAAAATGATTATCAAGCAGACTTTGTGAAAAACCCTGGATACCGTACTGGAAGTAATTTTGACCCTAAGATTTCAAACGTAACTGTACGTTTCATTGATGATGCAGATAGTGCTCTGTCGGCATTACGTAACGGTGAAATTCATCTCTTTAATGGGGTACCGGAAACTAAGTACGATCTTGTTGAAAAAGCGGATAACTTACTTCTGCAAATGAGCGATAGCAATGCCGTTACTTACTTGCAATTCAATACAGCCGGCCGAGAAGTTTCAGAAAGTGAAAACTTACGTAAAGCTGTACTATTCTCCATCAATCAAGACGAGTTTTTGAACTATTACCAAGGCAACAAGAAAAAAGCCTATTCAACGGTTAGCCCGCTTGTAGATACAGGTAACGAGCTCACAGCTGATTCTAGTAAAGTAAAAGAGTTCTTGAAAGCCTATCACGAAGAATGA
- a CDS encoding SDR family NAD(P)-dependent oxidoreductase, with translation MAEGSVLFITGAARGIGFDIANAFSEAGAKVVLSDLSQDAVDEAVSQLNGDGSVMEF, from the coding sequence ATGGCAGAAGGCAGCGTTTTATTCATTACAGGAGCAGCGCGAGGAATCGGGTTTGATATTGCTAACGCTTTTTCAGAAGCAGGAGCGAAAGTGGTTCTTTCAGATCTAAGTCAGGATGCGGTCGATGAAGCCGTTTCTCAGTTAAACGGAGACGGCTCAGTAATGGAGTTTTGA
- a CDS encoding LacI family DNA-binding transcriptional regulator, whose protein sequence is MRETVTAKDVAKLAGVSQSSVSRVYFEGATVSEKTKKRVLDAAEELGYRPNVYARSLITNQSNIIGLVMKGVQNPFYAQVLKRFSSIFKQHGYSILFVYTNNDEIQQEDVETLLNYNVAGVVVTDATMLFSVGEEFKKNHIPLVFFNRKPNTGSFYSVCCNNIDGSRSIAHYLLSKGASELVLITGNVHTSTSIEREKGFCEVLDQQKVSYRKYNSDYTYEGGYQTAMTVLEEKRLPSAFFVANDIMAFGVIDALRKNDVRIPEDTKVVGFDNIAMASWPAYELTTWEQPIEEMIEETVNYLLEEIASYTGFVQDIEVDGKFMERKTT, encoded by the coding sequence ATGAGAGAGACAGTAACTGCAAAGGACGTTGCTAAACTGGCGGGGGTATCCCAATCCTCTGTTTCAAGAGTATATTTTGAAGGAGCAACTGTTTCTGAAAAAACAAAGAAACGGGTTCTTGATGCTGCAGAAGAACTTGGGTACCGTCCTAACGTTTACGCTAGAAGTCTCATAACGAATCAGTCCAATATCATTGGCCTTGTCATGAAAGGTGTCCAAAATCCATTTTATGCACAAGTGCTGAAGCGATTCAGTTCAATATTTAAACAACACGGATACAGCATCTTGTTTGTCTATACAAACAATGATGAAATTCAGCAAGAGGACGTTGAAACCTTACTAAACTATAATGTGGCAGGTGTGGTTGTCACCGATGCCACAATGTTATTTTCCGTAGGAGAAGAATTTAAAAAAAATCATATTCCACTTGTCTTTTTCAATAGAAAACCAAATACGGGAAGCTTCTATTCAGTATGCTGCAATAATATAGACGGCAGCCGATCGATTGCACATTATCTTCTTTCAAAAGGTGCGTCGGAACTGGTACTAATCACGGGGAATGTTCATACCTCTACGAGCATCGAGCGGGAAAAAGGCTTTTGTGAAGTGCTCGATCAACAGAAAGTATCCTATCGGAAGTATAATTCGGATTACACGTATGAAGGCGGCTATCAGACAGCGATGACAGTTTTAGAAGAAAAGCGATTGCCGTCAGCATTTTTTGTTGCGAATGACATCATGGCATTTGGAGTAATCGATGCGCTTCGTAAAAATGATGTTCGTATTCCTGAAGACACAAAAGTTGTCGGGTTCGATAATATCGCCATGGCTTCTTGGCCAGCATACGAACTGACCACATGGGAGCAGCCCATTGAAGAAATGATTGAAGAGACCGTAAACTATTTACTGGAAGAAATCGCGTCCTATACTGGATTCGTGCAAGATATTGAAGTGGATGGAAAGTTCATGGAAAGAAAAACGACATGA
- a CDS encoding DUF4317 domain-containing protein, whose translation MNKKDIAAIRKQFKLDTDLLMITDIYNVYVRQESDEIYHEESQAFGLMEREQQELFLANFKKVLGGKLDMKLFEVRFAEPKEEQSDNTQRLLYAGLNTREVEDWKENMQGIAQKMVQSAQYEKDLVITFIRGKYYKPTKKNLEELEMAEGDEAYTTPFILCSMNYTELPKPSLIFDFIEREFKSSEMADPVVKLASPIGGFLFPCFTDNAADVNHILYAAGKANKPDYQFIENVLDGEEIMTAEDDKAVFEEIVKHVVGDEVNTQMLTSVYDEINRMNTVEEEGEDEEYIPTLDTKELERVLKMSGAEDVDTEKVQQAFQSVVDDESYELKARHVVPSYTSKSIKISTKVANIAISPQDLKYVKQVNYNGKRCILIEVEEDTMIEGFTLMEEELFES comes from the coding sequence ATGAATAAAAAAGACATTGCTGCAATTCGCAAGCAATTTAAATTGGATACGGACTTACTGATGATCACGGACATTTACAACGTATATGTTCGGCAGGAAAGTGATGAAATCTATCATGAAGAGAGCCAGGCTTTCGGCTTAATGGAGCGGGAACAACAGGAATTATTTTTAGCTAATTTTAAGAAAGTGCTCGGCGGAAAATTAGATATGAAGCTGTTTGAGGTTCGGTTTGCAGAACCGAAAGAAGAGCAGTCGGATAATACCCAGCGGTTGTTGTACGCAGGACTTAACACCAGGGAAGTCGAGGACTGGAAAGAAAACATGCAGGGGATTGCACAGAAAATGGTACAGTCCGCTCAGTACGAAAAAGATTTAGTTATTACGTTCATTCGCGGGAAGTATTATAAGCCGACGAAAAAGAATTTGGAGGAGCTGGAGATGGCTGAAGGGGACGAGGCATATACAACACCATTCATCCTTTGCAGCATGAACTATACGGAACTTCCGAAGCCGTCACTCATCTTTGATTTTATCGAACGTGAATTTAAGTCGAGTGAGATGGCGGATCCTGTTGTGAAACTCGCATCACCGATTGGCGGATTCCTTTTCCCATGCTTTACGGATAACGCAGCAGACGTCAATCACATTTTGTATGCAGCGGGCAAGGCGAATAAGCCGGACTATCAATTTATTGAAAACGTACTCGATGGAGAAGAAATTATGACGGCTGAAGACGACAAAGCGGTCTTCGAAGAAATCGTCAAGCATGTCGTTGGGGACGAAGTGAATACCCAGATGCTGACAAGTGTTTATGATGAAATCAACCGCATGAACACAGTAGAAGAAGAAGGGGAAGACGAAGAATACATCCCAACGTTAGACACAAAAGAGCTGGAACGGGTTCTAAAGATGAGCGGCGCGGAAGATGTAGACACTGAGAAAGTGCAGCAAGCATTTCAATCCGTTGTAGACGATGAATCCTATGAATTAAAAGCACGCCACGTGGTACCAAGTTATACCTCGAAATCGATTAAAATCAGCACAAAAGTTGCGAATATCGCAATCAGCCCCCAAGACTTGAAATATGTGAAACAAGTCAATTACAACGGCAAACGCTGTATTTTGATAGAGGTAGAAGAAGATACGATGATTGAAGGGTTTACCCTGATGGAAGAAGAGTTGTTTGAGTCGTAA
- a CDS encoding organic hydroperoxide resistance protein, with protein MSETLFTSTATAKGGREGHVQSSDSVVSFDTAMPGTPRAKKLESATNPEQLFAAGYAACFDGALQLVAGKEKVKFDSEVTANVSLQKDETDQGFKLAVKLQVKGTGIEKDQLQELVEKAHQVCPYSKATRDNIEVTLETL; from the coding sequence ATGTCAGAAACACTATTCACATCAACAGCAACTGCAAAAGGCGGCCGTGAAGGACACGTTCAATCATCAGACAGTGTTGTCAGTTTCGATACGGCAATGCCAGGAACTCCTAGAGCTAAAAAGCTTGAGAGCGCAACAAATCCTGAACAATTATTTGCCGCTGGCTACGCAGCATGTTTTGACGGTGCACTGCAATTGGTTGCGGGCAAAGAGAAAGTGAAATTCGATTCTGAAGTAACTGCAAATGTCAGCCTTCAGAAAGACGAAACAGACCAAGGATTCAAGTTAGCTGTGAAGCTGCAAGTGAAAGGCACAGGCATTGAAAAAGACCAGCTGCAAGAGTTAGTCGAGAAAGCACACCAAGTATGTCCATACTCAAAAGCAACGCGAGACAATATAGAGGTTACATTGGAAACCCTTTAA
- a CDS encoding alpha/beta family hydrolase: MKQKKSWAVKILIGILVLLMIATAGFFVFASSSYEANPSALKSLQSDDLVTVKEDGDIAFEPASDASDIGFIFYPGAKVEASAYAAMAKGIAAKGFPVFIADLPFNLAILSPNHADQIIHDHPEIKRWIIGGHSLGGVMASDYALGHENVEGLVLLASYPQSKTDLSKTSLNVLSIWGSNDEVADLEKVKNAKKSMPSDAEFIEIKGGNHGGFGEYGHQKGDGESSLPGNQQIQDTIGYVAAFLERLNE, translated from the coding sequence ATGAAACAAAAGAAATCATGGGCAGTCAAAATTCTAATCGGAATTCTGGTGTTACTGATGATTGCAACAGCAGGGTTTTTCGTCTTCGCCAGCTCTTCATATGAGGCTAACCCCTCTGCACTGAAAAGCTTACAATCTGATGACCTGGTGACAGTAAAAGAGGATGGAGACATTGCGTTTGAACCGGCTTCCGATGCCAGTGACATTGGTTTTATCTTCTACCCGGGGGCAAAAGTTGAGGCATCTGCTTATGCCGCGATGGCAAAGGGAATTGCGGCAAAAGGATTCCCTGTTTTTATTGCGGATCTCCCTTTTAACTTAGCGATTCTTTCCCCGAATCATGCAGATCAAATTATCCATGATCATCCGGAGATTAAAAGGTGGATCATTGGCGGCCACTCGCTCGGAGGGGTGATGGCTTCGGATTATGCGCTGGGTCATGAAAATGTAGAAGGCCTTGTGTTACTTGCCTCTTATCCGCAGAGTAAAACCGATTTGAGCAAGACTTCTTTGAACGTGTTGTCCATTTGGGGGAGCAATGATGAAGTAGCAGATCTGGAGAAAGTGAAAAATGCGAAGAAGTCCATGCCCAGTGATGCTGAATTTATCGAAATAAAAGGCGGGAATCACGGCGGTTTTGGAGAATACGGCCATCAAAAAGGCGATGGAGAATCTTCACTCCCTGGTAATCAGCAGATTCAGGATACCATCGGATATGTTGCAGCGTTTTTAGAACGACTGAATGAGTGA
- a CDS encoding NUDIX hydrolase, which produces MFLDELKKQLEDNNSLFIGEETAFRSAVLLPLVQDEGEWHVVFEVRAFTMRKQPGDISFPGGRIDAEDASPMAAALRETEEELGIDRNTVKIIGKLSPYIASPSFVVYPFVAVCDYHEIIHSYNKDEVEEVFSIPLRWLMEHEPVLHRVPVQPAPLPDFPFDKIFNGEKYQWGKRSQEEWFYEYENYTVWGLTARILKYFIEIMKQIE; this is translated from the coding sequence ATGTTCCTAGATGAGTTGAAAAAGCAATTGGAAGACAATAATTCGTTATTTATCGGCGAAGAGACTGCATTTCGATCTGCAGTGCTGTTACCGCTTGTTCAAGACGAAGGCGAGTGGCATGTTGTATTTGAAGTACGTGCGTTTACGATGCGGAAGCAACCAGGAGATATCAGCTTTCCGGGCGGTCGAATTGACGCAGAAGATGCTTCACCGATGGCAGCAGCGTTGCGGGAAACAGAAGAAGAATTAGGGATTGACCGAAATACGGTAAAGATTATAGGGAAGCTGAGTCCGTATATTGCCTCTCCTTCGTTCGTTGTGTATCCGTTTGTAGCCGTATGTGATTATCATGAAATAATTCATTCTTATAATAAAGATGAAGTCGAAGAGGTTTTTTCGATTCCGCTGCGTTGGCTCATGGAGCATGAACCTGTATTGCATCGTGTGCCCGTTCAACCCGCACCGCTGCCCGACTTTCCATTTGACAAAATTTTCAATGGTGAGAAGTATCAATGGGGAAAACGTTCACAGGAGGAGTGGTTTTACGAGTATGAAAATTACACCGTCTGGGGATTGACCGCTAGAATCTTAAAGTACTTTATAGAGATCATGAAGCAGATAGAATAA